The nucleotide window TTTTGAAATTAAATTAAAATGCATCACTTATCGATAATGTAAATATGGTGCCGCCATGCTCGACCTTGGCTTGCTCAGAACACTTGTCGCCGTCGTGGACGAGGGCAGCTTCACGCGTGCGGCCGAGCGGGTGCACCGCACGCAGTCGACCGTGAGTCAGCAGATTCGCCGTCTCGAAGACGATCTGGGACGGCAACTGCTGATGCGCGACCGCTCCGGCGTGCTGGTCACGCCTACGCCGCACGGCGAGTTGCTGGCGCAATACGCGCGCAAGCTGCTGGCGATCTCGACCGAGGCGCTCGATGCCATGGAAAGCGATAACCGCGTGACGACGGTGCGGGTGGGCATGCCCGAGGACTTCGATGCGCGACGCATGGCCGACATCCTGTCGCAGTTTGTGCGGGCGCAGCCGGATATCCGGCTCGAAGTGCTGGCGGGGATGAGTACGGATCTTCGTCAGCGGCTCGCGGCGGGCGATCTTGAACTGGCGCTCGTGAAACGCGAGCCCGGGCAAGGGGAGTGTCTTGCCGCGTGGCCCGAGCGATTGGTCTGGGCGATGGCGGCCGACGCGGGCGCGCAGGCCTTTGCCGATGCCCCGGTGCCGCTCGCGCTGTTTCCGCAGGGATGTATCTACCGGCAGCGCGCCATTCGCAGTCTGGACGCGCAGCACCGGCCGTGGCGCATTGCATTCGGCAGTCACAGCCTGACGGGGATTCAGGCCGCCGTGTCGTCAGGACTTGGCGTATCGGTGTTGCCCGAGAGTGCGCTGCTGGACGATCACACGGTATGCAACACGCTGCCCCCGCCACCGCCGTCGGAAATCGCGTTGATCGACGGTGGCGGTCCGGCATCGGCGTCGCAACGCGTGCTGGCCGATTTTCTACGTCACACGGTGATGGCGTAACGCGATCACACGGCGCCCGACGCCGACTCGCCCCGGCGCTCGCGCGCGTCGGCGGGCCCCATGCTCATCTGCACGGCCAGCGCACACAGGAACGCGAAGATGCCAGCGGCAAGAAACGCGCCGCTGAAGCCGCTGCTGTACGCCACCCGACCGGCGTCGAGCAGCGCGGTGTTGAGTGCGGGGGGATACAAATGCAGTGCCTGCGCAAAGTCGCCTGCCGAAATAGCATCGGCGAAATCGAGCCGGGTGGCCACGTCGTGGGCAGCAGCGACCGGCGCTGTACTCACCACCTGCGGCAAATGCGCGGCGACGCTGCGATGCACGCCCGCCGTGAGGACGGCGCCCAGCGCGGTGTAGCCGAGCAAAATTCCCGAGAAGCGGAACGTTGTGCTGATGCCCGAGGCCATGCCCGCCCGCTCGCGCGCAATCGTGCCCATGATGGCCTTCTGCGTTTCACCGTTGAGCAAGCCGCCGCCGCTGCCGAGCACGAACAT belongs to Pandoraea norimbergensis and includes:
- a CDS encoding LysR family transcriptional regulator, translated to MLDLGLLRTLVAVVDEGSFTRAAERVHRTQSTVSQQIRRLEDDLGRQLLMRDRSGVLVTPTPHGELLAQYARKLLAISTEALDAMESDNRVTTVRVGMPEDFDARRMADILSQFVRAQPDIRLEVLAGMSTDLRQRLAAGDLELALVKREPGQGECLAAWPERLVWAMAADAGAQAFADAPVPLALFPQGCIYRQRAIRSLDAQHRPWRIAFGSHSLTGIQAAVSSGLGVSVLPESALLDDHTVCNTLPPPPPSEIALIDGGGPASASQRVLADFLRHTVMA